Part of the Paenibacillus sp. FSL R7-0273 genome is shown below.
AATGTATTTAGCCCAAAAGGATTTGACTGAGCGATTATTTCAAAGTAGAAATTCAATCATATTTCCTGAACTATCAATCCGGCGATACTTATCACTTGCCTATCATAGTTTTTACTTAATTGAAGGTATGAATAGTTTTCTTGATAACACAACACCAATACACGCATTTATACAAAAGAGGTCAAGAGAGCAAAGCGTAGAAAATGCCATAACCGTTTATTCTAATGTATTTTGGATGTACAGTGACTTTCCTTCGCACTATTATCGTGTATTGCAGGCTTTTCAGAACCTACAAAATCGCCATAGCTATGAAAGAAAAACAAACTATGAAGAAATACTCAAACATCCACAATTCAATGTAATAAAAGAAGCCTACGAAGCTTATTGGATTAAACAGTTAAATGAGAGGAAAATTCGCAAAGATTTTTCAGTCTTTAAATCTAATCAGAGCCTACTTGAAAAACGTGATTTTATTGCACGTGAGGAGATTAAAGGACTATATGGCTATGGATATAAGAAAATTAGTGGGCTAGCAGATAATAATTTAATCTTATTAAATGATAAGGTGAAGGGTAGCAGCAAGAAGTACTACGTTGAAAAAACTTCCTTTGAACAAGCTTTAAAGATAAGTAAGCAATATATTACTCGTCGAGAAGCAGCGGATTTTCTGGGAATTCGGAAGGACTCCATTCCTCCATTGATTAAAGAAAAGTTATTGAATGAATATAAAACACCGTTCTCAAATGTCACGCAGTTATTAAGATCCGAAGTAACGGGTCTTATGAAACGATGTCGTGGGGAACAGAAAGAGCCTAAACCACAGAATATCTTTTTTCATCAAGCTTTAATTAAATATTCAGTTGTTGGGCTTACAATAGTTAAAATACTAAAGCTAATTAGTGAGGAACGATTGGAGCCATATTCAAAATTGAATTCAGATAATTTGGCCGGTCTGTTTTTTGAACAACATCAACTGGAACAATGCATTTCCGAGATAAAGAAAGAGAAAACAGTAATCGAAGGTTATTATATGAACGATGTTATTAACATGCTTCATATTGGAGAGAAGGCCATGAAAGTATTTATGAGTAAGGGAATATTGTTACCGGAGAAAGTTATTGTGCTGAAAGATGGGAGGAAACGATACTTATTCAATAAGAATTTTATAGATCAATTCATAGGCGATTATTTAAGCATTAAGCAAGCATCGATTGAATACGGAATGCCAGAAACTAAAATTCGCCATTGGATTAGAATCGGTAAGTTACATGAAAAGATGCACAGGATTGGACAAAAATATTGGCTCAAAAGATCAAAGATTGAGGAATTAAAAACACTATAATTATCGAAACATTATAAGTGAGCAAAAATTTAAGTTCTACATCTATATAGAACGTAATTAATAAACTAACATAATCTTTCCATCGCCAAGTCTGGTAATACCTAGTAAATAAATTCGAGGCGGCGATGAAAATGAGTAACAAAGAGATAGAGCAATTGAATACAGCGATGAAACAAACTTCAGATAAACGGCTTTACGAAAGATATTTAGCGGTTCGTCTTTGCTTCGAAGGCCATCCCTTTGAGGACATTGGTGAGTTACTTAGTCGTGCACGATCATTATTTATTGGCAAGCCTACCAGACCCAAGGACTCACAGGTTTAGAAATGGATCATTCTCCCGGGCAACCGACAAAACTTACGGAAGAACAACGTTATCAGTTAGCCGCGATGCTGGAGCAGCGTTCACCTATCAATGTGAGTTTCGAGGCTCTTATACCTGGACTCTGCCACTGTTTTCGGAATGGATCAAACGGGAATATGGTGTCATCATAAGCGTACGTGGAATTAGCGCAATGCTAAAACGGATGAATTTTAGCTTTACTAAAGCCACATACACGCTCGCCAATGCAAACGAGATGTTTCGTTTAATAAAGAAACTAAAAAAAATCTCTTCTTAATAACTTTGTAAGAAGTGAAACTTTGCGTTTTAATGATGCGTTTCATAGTTCAATCTGTTTGTTCTCAAATATCGTTTTTGCAAGCTTGCGGAATACCTCTTTGGTCTCAGACAGTTTCAATGGTTTAAATATATAGTCGAATGCACCGTGTTGAATTTCTTTTTTTGTATACATGAAATCATCATGTCCAGAAAGAACAACAACTTTGATATAAGGGTATTGCAGAGAGAGTCTTTCCATCAATTCAATTCCATCCATATGAGGCATTCGAATATCAGTAAGCACAATATCGACGGAATTTTCCTTTATATATCTGAGAGCTTCTAAACCATGAGAAAAGCTTGCAAGCAAGTTCATTTTCATTGAATCCCAATCCAATGCAGAAAGTCCTTCACGAATTTTATTCTAGTCATCAACGATAATTAGGTTAAACATACTTAAACCTCATAAGACTAAGTGGGAGTTGCCTCCGCAATCCAGAACTTTCATCTGTCCAAGTCGCTGGAGTCCTTCAAGGTAATCCAGACAAGCATCACCCAAGGCCTGTATCGTTCACCAGATGAGACCTATCCCGAGCGCATGTTGCTTTTTGTTTTTTTCAGTCATATCAAGGGATGTCTGAGTTGCTTAAATACAAGTAGCAGAAAAACTATAAGGGTTTGCCTGAAGTAGTGTAGAGGCCCCCATTTTCTATAACACTAAATCATCCTAATATTGTTCTTGCCTACAGATTATTGTATGCTAATTTCAATTAGAATTTGAGTAGAAGTTATAAAATGAAGAATACTTATTCTCGAATGCGCCCTATAAAACACAGTATTGATTATGGTCATTTTGTGTGATTTAGATATCTTTGATCAAACTGATTTATTTAAGGTATTTAAATGAATTTTCGTTACAACTGGCTATCAGGCATATCAGGTTGAAGTGGTACACTCATATTGCGCGAAAGGATGATTATAATGAACGATAGTGGAATAATTTCGCAATATGGATTTTTATATCAGCGCAAAGCATTTATGTTATATGCTATGCGACATGCAGGAGCAAAGCAGCTTTTCATATTTGAAGGCCGGGATGATGTGGAAATCGGGTCAGATGATAAAATATACGCTATACAAGATTCCAACGGGTGTTGCATTCAAGTGAAAAGTGGGCATGTATCCGAGGAGTGTTTTTCTCGGATCATATGTAATTGGTTACTGCTTGATGATACGAAAACTACAAATTTTGAGCTTGCTCTTGAAAACGATTTATCATTTGATTGCTCACAAGAAGAAAGAGTAGCGGCAATATATGAATTTATTCTAAGTGGCGAAAAGAAAAAGAAGACTGCAATAGCTAGGAAGGCCTATGAAAAATATAAGGACCAGCTAGATGAAGGATCATGTAGTGTAAAGGAACAAGTAATATCTCTACTTAATCGACTTAAAAAATCTGTTATGTCCATGGAAGAATACGATCAAGAACTGGCTGTCATATTTAATGAACACTATTGTTCTGATATTACAGATTACGAAGTGGCAAAGTCCAAGCGGTTAGAGCGCTTCTTATCCTATATAAACTTGAGAATAGACGATGCTATTAAAAACAAGAAGCCATATACGTTGCTCTATAAGGATTTTGTTCAGCTTGTTCTGCAAGTAAAAGAAGAAATCAATGATAAAAAATATACTGTTGATATTAAATCAATTAAAAATAAATCAAAGGAACCTGCTCGAAAAATTGTTGAAGAACGGGTTGCTCGCGAAGTCAAACAATTATTTTTAATAGACAGCAGAGAGGATTTTGTAATTGAAGGGATAGTACATGAGTTAATGTACAAGGATTTTCGCAGTGTTTTCGAACAACGAAAAACTATGGAATTATCTAATCTAGAACAAACCGCTAAAGAGAACTATGAGTCTGCCAAGTTTTCAATAAGCGATGTTGATTTTACTCCAAAAAACGTGTTCATTAAAACAGTTGATAAACAAATTGAGAGCGAATTACTTCCCCCAGGTCCTATATACAGAAAAGGCTGCTACATATACTTAACTGGTGAGGGTGTACAAGAAGATGTTCAAATTACATGGGGTGAAGAAAATGATACTGAATGAAGTGATATCGGAAGCTGAATATGCTGATATTATCATAACGTTACTGAAGCCGCCGTATGAAATTAAATCAATAACCAAAATTGTATTTATTGCTTTTTGCGTAAAAAACGAAACTAATCATTCAAAATACAAGAATCGGACGAAGGATTTTGTTGATGTATTCTTTAGTAATATTTCTCTAAAACTTACTACGCATAACCATGAGATCAAGCAAATAATAAGTGTAATAGATAAACTTAATAAAACATCAAAAGTGTCAATTAGCCGAGATGAGATTTGCCTTACACATGAATTTAATTTCCAGTCGGAGTGTAGTTTTTTGGTTTTTTGTAAAACTAAAAACCCAAATCCAATTAGTGAAGTAAACAAGCTTGATCCCAAAGCATTGATTGAGGAGGTGTTACGTTATGTTTAGAGTTAAATCAATATTTTTTAATAATGCGGATGATCAGCAAAAGTACACATTTTCAGACCATACTTTTGTTTACGGTCCTAATACTGTTGGTAAAACCGCACTGACAAAAGCTATTGATTTCGTGTTAGGGAGTAGTGAACGTCTTACTTATCAAGGGTTGGATAATATTGACAGCATTGAAGCTCATTTGACAAATGATTTAACAAACCTATGGATTAAGCGAAGCATATCAGACGGTTATTTTTTTCGTCGAACCGAGAAGAGTGCCTATACAGAAATAAGTGTGGATACATATAAGAACAATATTTGTTTAATGCTGACTGATAATCCGAATAATCATTTCATGCATGTATATAATAAAGTGTTTGATGAGAGGCCGACTTTTCGATCATTCAGTTTTATAAATTACATTGACGAAAAAGGGCTTGGGGATTTGAGCGTTGTTTTCACTCGTGCCAAAGATTTAAAACATCAAATTCGTATCCGCAATATTATGAATTTCTTTTTCAATTACGAGAATATTGAGCAGATTTATGAAAAGGAAATACTTCTAGATGAACGTCAAAAAGAGTTGGACAAATTATCTAAAGATTACCAAGAATATCAACGAAGCCTACAACAGTTAAAGAAATTGTTTGATGAGCTGCAGTTGAACCACACTGGAGAATATAAAAAAGACCATTCAACCTATCTTGAGTTCCGCACAAGTTTTACAAGGAAGGCGAAATCTCAATCTAAAGATCTTGTATATTTATCAAAGGCTTCTTTCTCGCTTGCGGAAGAAATCAAGCTTTATTCTTTTATGAATGCACAATCAAAAAATATGATTGAGAGAAAAGGTAGAATTGAAAGATTACTGGCGATACTCACTTCTATTGTAGAAGAAGAGCCCGAATATGAGCAATACACAAATAATATTTTGAATACAATAAAGGAAATTGGACAAGAAAATGTGATTCTTTCATTAACAGATTATCAAAAAGCGATAAGAGAGATCAAAGCGGAAAAAGAAAAAATTGATGCGCAGGTAAGAATAGCTAAAGGGCAAGCGTCAGAAATATCATACGAAGATGCCATGAAAAAAATAGGGGTATTGGAACATGTTTTTGCAGTGCTTAGTAAAGACATTGATGCTCCCAAAATTGAAGCATTGCAAAGAGAAACGGCGCAGTTAAAGAACGAAATTAAAGTATTAAAATCTTCATTCAATAAAAAAGAGATAGATGCTTTTAATAGCCGCCTTACAAAGCTATATTTAGAGAGCGGATTGAAAGTTAAGCATCTGAATGAGGATACGCAGGACCCGGGTTTTGCGTTGGAGTTTGAGCCATTTAAACTCTGCCTTTTTGCTAGTCATAAAAAAGGTGATATTACTGAGCGGTTTATGCCCGGAAGTATGGCAAGACAAACACATCTTCAAATACTTGTTTATTTATCTATGTTCGATTACTTGAAAATACATTTTTCTGATTTTATTTATATGCCGCTTCTAATAATTGATTCAGCTAATCAGCCGATGGGAATTGAAAGCTTTAAAGAAGTTTATCCTACCATTGTTGCTTTTGCTAATAAAATTGGTCTTCAGACAATATTCCTTTCAAAAGATAAAATTGAGGGTATTTCTTATGATGGTTTCATAGATGTATCTGGAGGACTAAACAAATTTCATGATCATCAAGTTGAATAATGGATATAGCCTCATTCTGCCATAAGCCATCGATCTGGAATACGTCTTCTAATTATGGCCTAAAGTCAAAGGAAAAGATTAAGGTTGGTTTGGCTTTGCAATATTATTTTCCTTTTCTGCTTTCTTATATAAATGTAAGCGTCCTATAGCCCTCATCTTGATGTCAAGGTTGGAGCTCTCCTCTAAAATGACATCAGATTTTATCAA
Proteins encoded:
- a CDS encoding TniQ family protein, with amino-acid sequence MKRLIKHPKYIEGESLAGYTYRLSKENRYSGITNLAKKLNCHSLQINKNEFNHTMIRRLSQLSDNPIESLKSGSTNTVRLMLGDTLYNHMIQRHRIKYCPICIEKGELRHKWYWSLYPYTVCLEHSVLLIDRCSFCQSYIGIKDFMYGKCSKCNFSYKKAVTQKVDQSSIMYLAQKDLTERLFQSRNSIIFPELSIRRYLSLAYHSFYLIEGMNSFLDNTTPIHAFIQKRSREQSVENAITVYSNVFWMYSDFPSHYYRVLQAFQNLQNRHSYERKTNYEEILKHPQFNVIKEAYEAYWIKQLNERKIRKDFSVFKSNQSLLEKRDFIAREEIKGLYGYGYKKISGLADNNLILLNDKVKGSSKKYYVEKTSFEQALKISKQYITRREAADFLGIRKDSIPPLIKEKLLNEYKTPFSNVTQLLRSEVTGLMKRCRGEQKEPKPQNIFFHQALIKYSVVGLTIVKILKLISEERLEPYSKLNSDNLAGLFFEQHQLEQCISEIKKEKTVIEGYYMNDVINMLHIGEKAMKVFMSKGILLPEKVIVLKDGRKRYLFNKNFIDQFIGDYLSIKQASIEYGMPETKIRHWIRIGKLHEKMHRIGQKYWLKRSKIEELKTL
- a CDS encoding helix-turn-helix domain-containing protein, with translation MHDHYLLASLPDPRTHRFRNGSFSRATDKTYGRTTLSVSRDAGAAFTYQCEFRGSYTWTLPLFSEWIKREYGVIISVRGISAMLKRMNFSFTKATYTLANANEMFRLIKKLKKISS
- a CDS encoding response regulator, with translation MKMNLLASFSHGLEALRYIKENSVDIVLTDIRMPHMDGIELMERLSLQYPYIKVVVLSGHDDFMYTKKEIQHGAFDYIFKPLKLSETKEVFRKLAKTIFENKQIEL
- a CDS encoding AAA family ATPase, giving the protein MFRVKSIFFNNADDQQKYTFSDHTFVYGPNTVGKTALTKAIDFVLGSSERLTYQGLDNIDSIEAHLTNDLTNLWIKRSISDGYFFRRTEKSAYTEISVDTYKNNICLMLTDNPNNHFMHVYNKVFDERPTFRSFSFINYIDEKGLGDLSVVFTRAKDLKHQIRIRNIMNFFFNYENIEQIYEKEILLDERQKELDKLSKDYQEYQRSLQQLKKLFDELQLNHTGEYKKDHSTYLEFRTSFTRKAKSQSKDLVYLSKASFSLAEEIKLYSFMNAQSKNMIERKGRIERLLAILTSIVEEEPEYEQYTNNILNTIKEIGQENVILSLTDYQKAIREIKAEKEKIDAQVRIAKGQASEISYEDAMKKIGVLEHVFAVLSKDIDAPKIEALQRETAQLKNEIKVLKSSFNKKEIDAFNSRLTKLYLESGLKVKHLNEDTQDPGFALEFEPFKLCLFASHKKGDITERFMPGSMARQTHLQILVYLSMFDYLKIHFSDFIYMPLLIIDSANQPMGIESFKEVYPTIVAFANKIGLQTIFLSKDKIEGISYDGFIDVSGGLNKFHDHQVE